A window of the Danio aesculapii chromosome 10, fDanAes4.1, whole genome shotgun sequence genome harbors these coding sequences:
- the ska2 gene encoding LOW QUALITY PROTEIN: spindle and kinetochore-associated protein 2 (The sequence of the model RefSeq protein was modified relative to this genomic sequence to represent the inferred CDS: inserted 1 base in 1 codon; deleted 1 base in 1 codon; substituted 1 base at 1 genomic stop codon), translated as METVDKLEAMFQKAEADIEYVEKRLKFDFMANAREAGTFEGSPVELLENLSAIKARHVALCAQVEEIAAEQKRSMDSIRAHLDTTVQLVQQLQNTADVQVPPLTEEEQEARDALCSSVAALNVEAMATSEPQSHAQSEAQNIHXDVSEKTFETVPRSVRGKLRNXKPSTLSISSLFEHFSDRSRGPISTQRMKKLNLKINESCTETLQHLKLIELDKKGLVSLLAKD; from the exons ttccagaaagcagaagCTGATATCGAATATGTGGAAAAGAGGCTTAAATTTGACTTCATGGCCAATGCGCGAGAAGCTGGCACATTTGAG GGAAGCCCCGTTGAGTTGCTGGAGAATCTGTCGGCGATCAAAGCACGTCATGTGGCTCTGTGTGCACAGGTGGAAGAGATCGCGGCAGAACAGAAACGATCCATGGACTCCATACGAGCTCATCTGGACACCACAGTGCAGCTGGTTCAACAACTGCAGAACACGGCAGATGTGCAG GTTCCACCACTGACAGAAGAAGAACAAGAAGCAAGAGATGCTCTCTGCTCATCCGTTGCTGCTTTAAATGTAGAG GCCATGGCTACATCAGAACCTCAATCCCACGCACAGTCTGAAG CACAAAACATCC GAGATGTGTCTGAGAAGACATTTGAGACAGTCCCGCGAAGTGTACGTGGTAAACTTCGAAACTGAAAGCCCTCAACACTCTCTATAAGCAGTTTATTTGAGCACTTCTCCGATAGA TCCAGGGGGCCAATAAGCACTCAGAGGATGAAGAAGTTAAACCTGAAAATCAACGAA TCGTGCACTGAAACTTTACAGCACCTTAAGCTCATTGAACTTGATAAAAAAGGACTTGTGTCATTGCTGGCCAAAGACTGA